The genomic stretch tcctttattggcaggtggattctttaccactagcactacctggaatGCCTGTTGTCAATGGAATACTTCCCAACAACTGCTTATGGGATGATCCACGCTGGAAAATTACTCTGCTTCAGTCTCATAATGAAGATGTAAAAGTATTAAACCTTGATAATTTACAGAGCACTTTCATATGCCTAATCTTAATGGATATTCAACATACATATGGCACAAAAACTGTTATAATGTATTTACTATTGAGCTAAACATATTTTTTAGTTAATATGGGAGTACACATTCtttaggtgcttccctggtggctcagttggtaaagcatctgcctgtattgcaagagatccaggttcaattcctgggcctggaagagcccctggaggagggcatgacacccactccagtatccttgtctggagagtcctgtggacagaggagccttgtgggctacagttcatagggttgcaaagtgtcaaacacaacttagggactaaaccaccaccacgtattctctgcaaaagaaaaaaattaagtcattGTTGTTTGCTTTTAGAGCAAGGTAAGAACTGTCTCAAGCTACACTGGAGTTTTCCTAGCTTGACAAATGCTAAGGTCATGGAGCGGCTAGCTTTACATTCCACATGAATTAATAATGGACTTCACACAACATTCCCGGCAGAGATGGCCCAGCATACCAAGCTTCATGTTCCTCAGGCTTGGAATGTGTAACTCCTCTACGAGCTACATTCTGCTGTGTGAAGCTCTATTTTGGGACTAGGTTGTTTCTTTATATAGAAACCAGCACCCTTGTCAAATTAAGGGAGTACATGAGTCATTTGTGCATTTCCTAAAAGCGATCGcatcacttttctcatctgttatccattttcttttttaatcagaaGGGAGATGCATTAATGCAAATATCTTGGTGCAAATCCTAAACTCTCATAGAGTTCTGttggaaagaaaatgttttcttattttttggcaGTGACTGAATTTCATGCTTGTTTAAGAAATGATCACATCACGATTTATATTTCATGAACCAAGTAACTTGCCTATCTCAGCTAACCTGGGGCTCCATTTCTATAATTCACAATATGACCTGTGATATTTTAGACACTCCAGAATGGCCTGAGCCAGAGATGCTAATTAGGGCTTAGAAAGTATTTGATGTTTCCTGTGATTTTGAGAGCTAATTAAAGTAGTGAGAATCAGTAGCTTTGGCCCCAAACAAGACTTCGGTCCTGTTAATTCCGCCATCCAGGTGATCTCGGAATGAAGGGAAGTAGTAGAAGTTTGTTCTCTCATAACGTGGCTGGATATTTATgaagttttaatttccttttagctTCTCACCTTATGCTTAGAAGCTGAGGCTGTAGGGAGAGGCTTTGCTTTCTCTGCAAAGACACATAAAGATGACTGAAGTGTTCTGAGGTGACCTTTTAAGCACCCTAAGAAAAGTTACAGGGCAAATAATAGATGTGTCCAATCTGCTTAGGAACTTGGAATCAATGATTCTACTAAACAATTGGCTCAATTGTCTGATTCTTTCTGAACCGTTTCTTCTTATGTTTATCACCTGATCCCAGAATCCTGTCAATATCCCAAGAGCATCACTCCTGCAGGACCAGTTCTGATTCCTCTTGGCTCCTTAGTCTTCTGGGCAAATGATGGGTTGGAGAGAGAAGGGGCAGGATCCTTGTATGCTTGCAGGATTCTTTGCACTggagaaaagaagatgaaaacgATCTCAGAGAAAATTAACGCAGTCTAGTGCTAAtattcggagaaggtgatggcaccccactccagtactcttgcctggaaaatcccatggacagaggagcctggtagtctgcggtccatggggtcgcgaagagtcggacatgactgagcgacttccctttcacttttcactttcatgcattggagaaggaaatggcaacccactccagtgttcttgcctggagaatcccagggacaggggagcctggtgggctgccgtgtatggggtcgcacagagttggacatgactgaagtgacttagcagcagcagcagcagcagtgctaatATTGTAAGATTTTTCATTTAACTTAAGGGAACCCGAATCATGGCTTTATTAATAATGCAGTCCTGGAACTAATAATATGCAGTCCTAATAATAATTAGGAATTAATGCAGTCAGTTCCTAatgctcaatattttaaaaggctttgGGAAAATGCACCCTGTGACTTTTCTTACTTCCCATGAAAACACAGTGGAAATTCACTAGCAGCTCCAAGTAATGCTTAAAACTTGAATATATTCTGAGTATTgtcatcagtgtgtgtgtgctaagttgcttcagtcatgtttgactctttgcaaccctatggactgtagcctgcaaggctcctctgttcatgggattctccaggcaagaatattgaagtgggttgctattcccttctccaggggatcttcctgatccagggattgaacccatatctcttatgtctcctgcattgacaggcgggttccttacccttagtgccacctgggaagccccactgtcaTCAGATTACTTATCAAATAGGTCTTCTATGTTGCCAGAGAAAAACAACTTAGGCCTTAAGATATAAATCATTGAGAGGAGAAGAAAATCTCCAGTTTTGCCCTAAAGGACAAGGAGGATTATCTCCGCTTTTTCTTTTACCTTCACTTTATGTACTACATTGAAGTAGAGAAAGAGAGTGGAGGAAACCTTCCAGAATATAAAGATAAAATCTGGTAGAGCAGCAAGGGATTATAATTGTAGAACACTAGTTCTTCTTTCTCCCTGAGTGTGGAaaggggggtggggagtgtgggTCATTCGCTACCATAGAAACCAACCAAGGTATGTAGAGGGGAGGGAAGGCCCATTTGAGCAACTTAAAGATCTTAACTTTTTTCAAAGTTAAATTGTTCTGGTCAATAGGTAATCTTTCTAATGGCAagaggtatgtgtatgtgtgtgcatgtattctttttatttgatTTCCAATCTGCCTTCCCTCCTCTGTCTCTTGAGCTTAGTTATTCTTTCGGTCCAGCCTCTGCAAAAGAGAAGgctgacaatttaaaaaaatcattgtgcCCCCACTGTGTACCAGGCGTGACTCTCTGCAGTGGAATGCACAGAACTGCAAGACATTCAACACACAGTGCACAGAGCCATTGGGTGCAAACCCTCTGTTACACTTACTTCCATCTGGTGCTATTTCCACACTCAGAAGCTCTTAGAAAATGAGCAGCTCAAAATGAATTCTTTCCCCTCTTTCATCCAGATGCTGCTTCTGAGCCATAGTTCTTCTTAATTGTTAAAACAGAATGATTGAAACGCTATTACAAGTCATCCTCAGTGAAGGCGCAGGAGACTCGCCTCCGGTGGGTTTTTCTTGTTCCTTTAGGCaagtacctttccttttctcttattcAGTCCTTTAGTCCTTTCCAAATACCATGGAAGGCTTGGGAGCAATGGATCAGGTGTTTGGAAAGCTGGTGAGGATGCCGACGTCTGCTTTTCAGGAAGGAGGCTCTATTCCCCTTGTCCCTTAATCTGGGTGGGTTCTGGGACTGACCAATATAGCTGAAGTGATGCTGTGCCAGCTGCTGTGCACAGGCCTTAAGAGACTGAcagcttctgtttcctttcttagAATACTCCTTCTAAAGGAAGCCCCTATGCATGCTGGGAGGGAGCCTGAGCTAACCACACTGagaggcgagagagagagagagagagagagagagagagagagagagagagagagagagagagagagagagagagagagagagagagagagagagagagagagagatactggCCAGTCCCCAGCTGTTTCAGCCATTCCAGCTGAGATGCAGAGATGTCAGTGAAGAAGCCATCTCAGACATCTAGCCCAGATGAGGCTTCAGATGACTCCAGCCCAGCTGGTGTCTGACTGCAACAACACGAGAGGCCCCAAGGGAGAACCACCCAGCTGAGCACAGTCAACCCACAGAACTGTGAGACATGAAGGCTGGGGGTGGTTTactgagcagcagcagaaaaCTGCAGTGGGAAGTAATGATGGCATCTACCTTTTAGGACTGtcacaaaggaaaaaggagagtTTTGCTTGTTAAATCCCTGATCTGCAGCCTGGAATAAAACAAGCCTTCAGTGTACATCAATTCTCctgctccttcctcttcctttataTTAATTCTATGTATTTCTGAGAAGGGGTAACTCTCAGTGTCATGGTCTGAGGCAGGGTGGGGTGGAAGTAGGTAGGTTCTTTGCTTGATATTTGGAATCTGAAGAGCTTTCccccatctttttcttttttctttccttcctgtgtTCTTTAAAGCACAGTTAGATGGTTTAGACCTAAAATAAGAATACCAAATTCAGCCTTTGTGTTTCAGACAGAAAAATCATAGGCTTGGTACAGGCTTATGGTACTGAAAAATCAAGCTCCAGAAGCTAAAATGATTCAAAGCAAATTTCCCCTTGACAACttttgtatgtctctgtgtgtgtgtgtgtgtataaaaaacAGTTAAACAACAACTTTATAGAGTACACAATTATTTTACCATGTAAGCATCATAGAATTACCacctttttttggagggggggggTAGTTGAAAAGTACATGGTTACCTGTAATTACAGTCTTCCTAAGTTTGATTTtatggcaaaaaaacaaaaaacaaaaaacacagcacATTTCTTTGGCGTGTTTATGAACAGCAAAATTCAAGTTTGAGTTAAACTAGACAGAAAAACATAGTGCATTTGGATATATCTTTTCCCTTTGGACTCAAATGGCTGAATTTCTGTCATTCTTGAGATCTCCCTAGAAGCCAGTCTTTCCTTGTGTTTATGGCTAAGGTTGTGTGTCTTGCTAATTATGTTGCCTTTTCTAGCAGACTTGCTGCCAAGCAACTTGAGATTACTCTCCTATTTTGTCCTTGAGTTCCTGCAAACACCTAAACCGTGACAGGCTAGAGAGTTCATCTCAGCATCTGAACTAGGTCAGCATCATAAAATTCTGTCACATACCTGGTCAGTGAAGTCAAGGTTGGAAGGGGGAGCTGAACTAGATGCCTGATGTGTAGATAAGGGAATTGGTTTactttacttttacattttacCCTTAAACGTGGGTGTGGACACAGTGCCACAGTGTTTGCTCTCATCTGCCTCTAGGATAAAAGCCTCTGGAAGATTTGGGGGCTGGCAAGGTTAGGGAGGTGGTGAggagaggggtgagatggggggaTGGGTAAAGCGGTCAGCCTGAGTGTCTGGTGACATTGTGCAGCAGTTCCAGCTACAGAACGTTGCTTGCATGGGGAATTCAGATGCCTTTTCTTGGTGAGGATGTGAGGGGTTGGAGCTTGGGATTTTATGAGCTCAAACTGGCATCGAGTCACTTAACTGATGCCATTCTTCATAACCAGACTAAGTTCAGATGCTTTTTGCCTCCCAATCTGGTCCCCGAGACAGCTGGGGCAAccgtttctttccttttcacagcTCCTGGAGGAGGTGTGAGGTGTGTGAGGCGCTAGAAAGCTTGTTCTATAATTACTTCTAGATTTGCCTCTGGGTGTGCTGTACACGTACCCGACCATATGTGTGTTCACGTGAGCTTGTCACTCGGCCAACAAGAGGTAGAACAAGAAGGGTGACTTTAtttcccaccaccacccccccacccccccaacccgcCAAAGTCAACGTCAAAGTGGGAGCGGGTACCGGGTCTTTTAATAGATTGCCATTGTAGTCAAATCTGTGATCCGGGATATGCCACCACGGATGCACCCGAGTCAATGTCTCTCAAATTTAGGAGACAAGCACGCAGCTGGACAGCCAGACGAGAGACCCCGAGGGCTCACATCCGAGAGGCCCCGGCCTCCTGGGCGCAGGTTCCCTGAAGGTGGGCGGGGCTGGGCCCAGAGGTCTGCAGGCTGCAGGGAGTAGGCGGGCGGGCTGGTCATCCGGGAGGGTGAAGATGCCTAGGAAAGCTCATGAGGGACTGGGGCGGCGCTCTTGTGGGCTGGCAGGCAGCCAGGGTGCAGACATTTCCCACCGCCGACCCCAGACCCAGCCTCGCTTCCCCAACCCCTCAGCCACAGCATCTGCCCCGTGCCGGTGCAGCAGGACCTAGGCCCGCGCCCGGCGCTGTTGTCCCCGGCGCCCGCCATTGGCTCCAGCCCCCCGTTACCCCCTCCCAGGCTGCCTGTCCCATTTCCCCCACGCCTCACGGGGCCCCGCACTGGCTCCGAGAGACCCCAGGGGCGAGGCGCGCTAGGAGCGGCGCCGTGGGCGGGGCCTCGCGCAGGACGCCCCGGGATTGGCCGCGGGAAGCAAGGGGTGGGGCCGGTCGCGGAGAAAACAGCGCGCGCGCAACCCGGCTGCAGTCCCAGCCGGGAGCCTGAGCCTGCCCTAGTTGGCCTCCGCGTCCTCTtcggtgcttttttttttttttttttcttttcccctttctttttcttttcttcttttcaaccgCGGAGTCCTCTGCTTGGTCCTCCTGCCGCTGTCGCGCAGCGCGATCCTCTTCCTGCTCAGCAGGTCCCGTCCCCCGCGGTGAAGCCCCGGCCGAAGCGGCGATGCGCCTCATTCAGAACATGTGCACCATAGCCGAGTACCCCGCCCCGGGCAGCGCAGCCGCAGCAGATTTCTGCCTGGGGGCCGCAGGCCGCCGCCTGGTCAAGATCGCCGTAGTGGGCGCCAGTGGCGTGGGCAAGACTGGTGAGTCCTCGCGCTCCGGCGAGAACCCGCTTAACTCTCGGTCTGGAGTTCGGCGGCCCCCGCTGGCAGTTTCGACTAAACCCGGCTTGGAGTAGAGGTTGGAGCTGCAACCGGACCGCCTACCCTCTCCTATTGATCCGCGGTCCCTGGGGAAGGACCTTAGACAGCTTCGTTTCCactcccccttccttcatcagatGAGGGGAACAAACTGATCCTAAATGGCTTGACTGCCCTCTGCACAACCGACACAACTGGGATTCGAAGTTTTGGGTTCTTGAGCCCCTGGCAGTATCTGGCACAGAAAGGGGAGTCAGTGAACGTAACCCTTCCTAGAGCTCTTTAAGGTTAGGAAAGACGTTTGTCTGCGGGCAGGCTTAGGTGTGGCTCGGCCGGGCTCGGAGAATGGGGGTGGGCCAAATGACCCTTCCAGCTGGACAGAGCCATAATTCACAATGCCTCCTAGCCCCCTCGCCGTTGTGTCTGGAAGTAGGGTCAGGGAGCTGCAGGGTAGGAATTTCATTTGGTGGTTGGCTTTTCCTGAGAGTTGTTTTTTAGGGTAGGGGTTAAAGGGGGGAGACCAATCTAACTTCTTGTGCCAAGGCtaacctcctttcctttctcttttctgaccTGCAGCTCTCGTGGTCCGGTTCCTCACCAAACGATTCATCGGCGACTATGAAAGAAATGCAGGTGAggaaatgtatttgaagaaagtGCTGTCAGCCTGCACTAGTACTGCTGTTCCCATTTTATAAGTGTCTACCAGGCAGGTTCCTTCACAGTGACAGCTAGAGCACCGGGATCCTGCCACTTCCAACTTTCCTAGCCCCTTCCTGTGTGCCCCCCCTTCCCATAACTGCCATCTGGCCTCATTCCATTCCAAGCCCATTCATCATTTTATCAAGGGCCTGAAAGTATTCTCCTTGGTATGTTTTAACTATAGGGACCCCAGTTGGAAGCACCCTTTGTACTCAAGAGCCTCTCCCTTCAAAACACTCCTGCaaaagtcataaaaaaaaaaaaaaatggccagcGCCTACCCCCACCCCTCGCCTTCTCTGCTGGCTGCCTTTCAGAGGTGACCTTTTAAAGCAGAGGCCAAAGGAGCGCAGTTGTAAACCTaaagttctctttttttaacaaagaaaaataactacATGGTAAAATTTTAGGAGGAGAGTTCCTGAATAAATGATTGGACACCCTTTCAATTCCTGTGATTAAGGATATCCACTGGGGAGGCTTAAGGGCTTTCTACCTATGCACTGTTAGCAAATTGCTTAATTCCTTAGACCATATGAAGTACCTACAGGGGATTACTTCAAATGTACTATATAAACCATCCCCTGATAAGGCATGGCAGCCTTCTGCTTTGATGTAGAGTCAGCTATGTTACAATTTTATTCCAATTGATGATGTTGGCTGTGAATTTACTAACAATATCTGTCCACTAAGCCATTATATCTAATGGCTAAAAAATAAATTGGTGCCAAAGAGCAATAAGTACGAAAATAGaacaagaacattttttttcaaggaaattcTCTAAACATGTaagttttgtttaaaattagACAATTAAGTTTCCAAAAATGTAACAAGCTTTGTCCTAGTTTTAATAAACCTGCCTATGCAGGGTGGAAACTGcagttgctttaaaaaaacatCTGAAATAAGTCCATTAAATAGAATAGACTATAGCTTATTTTGTGCATTGGTTCAGGTTATAATTTCTAAGTAAGAATTATCCTATgatgtttttttcctccctacaatgttttaaaagttgTACAAGAAGGAAGgacataatcttttttttccccctctttataGGTAATCTCTATACCAGACAAGTCCAAATAGAAGGTGAAACCCTGGCTCTTCAGGTTCAAGACACTCCAGGTATTCAGGTGAGTGTCTGAGATATGTGACTAAGTCTAAAGGGAGTCTGCTTGGCCACAGAGTTGTTCTCATGTTTTCAAAGTACCCTGtgctgaagaaggaaagaaacctgGGGAGTCAAGTCTAGGCTTTTATATATTGCTTgacacttcagttgtatctggctGTTGATTAGTCTTAGCCTAGATGGGAGACTTGGCTAAAGGGGCAGAAATCTTTTAGGACGATTTTACTCAGCAGGAAAGACCAAACCAAACACACTTGGATTTGGCAGAATGCCCGTACTAGGgtttaaaaggtcagtttttacaTTTGTGTTTTTGGCATTAAAAATCAAACATCTAAGTATCGTCTCCAAATCCTCAGAATCACTCTTACACTGTGGAAAGTTACTCTATAGACAAAGAGCCATgctagcatgtgtgtgtgtgtgttttccctctTGAACTGGGCAGTTATCCAGGTTTAAATGCTTCCAGCTCCTATCTTTACTTCCCCAGACTTACTGTCTAGCCAGTTAATTTCCCATTTTGTGCAACTACAAAGTCTCTCTGCATGGAGTTCTCTGCAGGTCAATTTTCCACTTGAGTGTGGTGAGCTGCTCTGTTATTTATTCCAGCTCCATGCAGCTGGATCAACATATTGTCGAGAAAGCTAAAGTGTAGGCGGATAGAACTTGTTGATGGCCTGCAACCTGGTGTTCTTGCTCAGGGCTCTTTTGAATTCTCTCTGTAGCTGAGCCAGGGCTCTCTCCGGCCCTTGCCCTTCACCTTGCTGTCACCCCTTCTCTTTCAGGTCCACGAGAATGGCCTGAGCTGCACCGAGCAGCTGAACAGGTGCATCCGCTGGGCAGACGCCGTGGTGATCGTCTTCTCCATCACTGACTACAAGAGCTATGAGCTCACCAGCCAGCTTTACCAGCACGTGCAGCAGCTGCACCTGGGCGCCCGGCTGCCCGTGGTGGTTGTGGCCAACAAGGCCGACCTGCTACACATCAAGCAGGTGGACCCACAGCTCGGACTGCAGCTGGCCAGCATGCTGGGCTGCTCCTTCTATGAGGTGTCCGTCAGCGAGAATGACAATGACGTCTACAATGCTTTCCACGTGCTGTGCAAAGAAGTGAGTCACAAACAGCAGCCCAGTGGCACGCCAGAGAAGCGACGGACCTCCCTCATCCCTCGGCCCAAGTCCCCCAACATGCAGGACCTGAAGAGGAGGTTCAAGCAAGCCCTCTCGGCCAAAGTCAGGACTGTCACCTCCGTCTGAAGCAGGGGTACTTGAGGGGGTTCGGTCTTCCCGGGAAGGGGTCCGGGGTGATGCAGGAACGTTGGATGCTGGCGGTTACTTGTGGTTCCAGGAAGGGCTGGAGCAGAGAGGCCAGGAGGGCCTGTTGAACCACTTCAGGAGAGGAAGTGTTGTCCTGAGCAGGGGGACAGAACTGACGTGGTGTGATCGAGCCACCTCTGATGATGCCAAACAGCTTCCACGACTTTCCCTCTGGAGCGGGGAGGGGTTGGGTGATGGCTTGGGACTTTGTTAACTACCTTGTAAATGACAGTCAGTTGTAGATTCACCCAATATATTGATGTGATTTACAGTGGGAATGAAAGAACAGATTAAGCAttcacagactttttttttccccttctttatttttctccccccaaaagaaagtatTGATTTTCTTATACAAGTATGTGTCTCTGGAATACTCTTCCTTATAGAATGACTTTCAAACCTGAAGgatactcatttctttttttttttttttgaagaaaaagaagaaaatgctacCTCCACCCTACTAGAAAGAGTGGAGTTTTGGGGCCGAATGTTTTATATGCAGACTTGTGTAAGCTTCTGGGCTCAGACACAGTATGAGGATGCTGAGTTGGGAACGTGTTGGCTGGTTGAGAGCACAAACTTTTCAGCCCAAGACTTTTGAATAATTGTGAGGCtgtataagttttttttttttttttccagatcatTGCATCaggtacagaaaaacaaaatgtgtcCAACTGATTTTGATGTGATTTGTGTAAACACAGCAATAACGCTGGGTTGCTTCGAGACCTGGCCGAGTTGTGGCTTAACTGTGGAAACACTATCTTACAGCAAGTGAACAGATGCAGGGGCGACTGCCGAATCCCCTACACAGATGCACTTTAAAAAGCCACTCATGCTTTGGCTTAAACTGTAATTTATTTTGTGTACAATAAAGCTCATTTTAAAAGGGCAGACGTCTGACTTGGTCTTGATTGAAGTGTTCACCTTTTGTCCTTCAGACTGTATGTCTCAGCACCTAGTGTTTCTCAGGCACGTCGAGCGGGCATTCTGCCTTCCTGGGGTGAGCCCTGGAGTTTCCCAACAAACCACCAAGGTGCATTCTATtcttatccctgttttacagatgaggaaacaaacttGAAAACAAGTTAGATAACTTGTCAAAGGCCCCGGCCTTTGAGTTTGTAAATTCTGGTTTGCTGCTCTTTAGTCAAGAGTAACAGATCTATTCATTTCCTTCCTGATCCTCCAGGGAAACTTAAGACAGATGTCTGGGTCTATATTTTAAGCTGATAAGAGATGTCCTGGCTAAGCCATGGAAGAGCATGCTCCTATGCAAGATCACTGCTTATTATTTGTGCTATTTGGCGAGCCTTCATTGGGTATGCCACTTTTGAAAAGTGCACGTTTTTCTCATGTTGTAGAAGGTCATAGCCATTGATGCAGGGTGGTTCAGGAACCCTTCCTGCGTGGCACCTGCCCCAGGTGATGTGCTAAAACTCTCATCTGCTTCCATCCGGGCCAGGGAGAACTTTCATACAAGCCAGGTGAGTCACCACCTTTACGGGGAAATAATTACACCTTGTATTTGTCTTGAGAGTGCTTTCACATAACTGATCTCAT from Capricornis sumatraensis isolate serow.1 chromosome 7, serow.2, whole genome shotgun sequence encodes the following:
- the RASL11B gene encoding ras-like protein family member 11B encodes the protein MRLIQNMCTIAEYPAPGSAAAADFCLGAAGRRLVKIAVVGASGVGKTALVVRFLTKRFIGDYERNAGNLYTRQVQIEGETLALQVQDTPGIQVHENGLSCTEQLNRCIRWADAVVIVFSITDYKSYELTSQLYQHVQQLHLGARLPVVVVANKADLLHIKQVDPQLGLQLASMLGCSFYEVSVSENDNDVYNAFHVLCKEVSHKQQPSGTPEKRRTSLIPRPKSPNMQDLKRRFKQALSAKVRTVTSV